A stretch of Hydractinia symbiolongicarpus strain clone_291-10 chromosome 9, HSymV2.1, whole genome shotgun sequence DNA encodes these proteins:
- the LOC130656544 gene encoding atos homolog protein A-like, with protein MRPTEGPSSSVFEVEISPSEFFQDLGVMVIEGRVPELTASGRRTGIHSWPLTNNSKKSCCFKTNIQEELCLLVENTRSKILSFLPTQSIVIDVFGSPEPLEDNDMQKKQNRIYIDKAKKPNMILLEKWKITIKEKRESSTYVNVNMVLQAVRSYLHFSQLSAWWNSSCGRFPSQIYYRISHDSNEEFLTKSNLHYFPWTEISKSQSMQITVYSLPRMEIMDLSFILNQEKNLLTLSESQHLNNQWNLKFKTSKKIIRSNLVSSSSEKESNMNQNPTVLCGGRFSKRKDDEIDKYFSNHLRSSNCQTTSYVGEKIIKLDKKYEDFVNPGKTAPSKLISNQDEKAESLSALLEKQQTKNQDVKDINNGLEDLLQNFILNKPDAIDDFSDDEDEDGASDSNTCKNVLQQFSIEDTTPPRNVKNDMVDNNLKACPRLRCKSASPSFIFKKQADTKPSLESKPVAARRLAMVSGTVPIFNAKTGLPMSSSPAPIKRPRKISEASFENSLSRSGSYDDLKPTCSGLSKSAPPTTGLLGNFEESVLKGRIPVNGTLEGFRAELSASGSFCGKHVIIPVKVHYFHLSDDNAPSPYLGHISLRKLKKKKYHVPKKGTIQLTIFNPNGMVVKVFVVLYNFEDMPARSKTFLRQRMISVREDPKTMADVQFTHYLVHLSFVASKHSHIYLHTDIRIIFPQQTPDRPLLTVTESPTDPKYTPLLHRHRKCDDEN; from the exons ATGAGACCAACCGAAG gtCCTTCCTCTAGTGTCTTCGAAGTTGAAATTTCGCCATCAGAATTTTTCCAAGATCTTGGTGTGATGGTAATTGAAGGTCGTGTGCCAGAACTTACTGCCAGTGGAAGACGAACTGGCATTCACTCATGGCCATTAACCAACAACTCAAAAAAGAGTTgctgttttaaaacaaatattcaaGAGGAG cTGTGTTTATTAGTTGAAAACACGCGTTCAAAGATCTTATCGTTTCTTCCAACACAAAGTATAGTTATTGATGTATTTGGTAGTCCTGAACCGTTAGAAGACAATGACatgcaaaagaaacaaaatagaatttacaTAGATAAAGCTAAGAAGCCTAATATGATTTTATTggaaaaatggaaaataacAATCAAGGAAAAAAG GGAATCGAGCACCTATGTAAATGTAAACATGGTACTACAAGCGGTGAGATCCTACCTTCATTTCTCACAATTGAGTGCATGGTGGAATTCTAGTTGTGGAAGATTTCCTTCACAAATATACTATAG AATTTCACATGATTCCAATGAAGAGTTTCTTACAAAATCAAATCTGCATTATTTTCCATGGACTGAAATTTCTAAATCTCAATCAATGCAAATAACTGTATATTCATTACCAAGGATGGAAATAATGGATCTATCATTCATCTTAAATCAGGAAAAGAATTTATTAACCCTTAGTGAAAGTCAACATTTAAATAATCAGtggaatttaaaatttaaaacttcaaaaaaaatcaTCAGAAGTAACTTGGTTAGTTCATCATCAGAAAAGGAGTCAAATATGAATCAAAATCCAACAGTTTTATGCGGTGGAAGATTTAGTAAGAGGAAAGATGATGAGATTGATAAGTATTTTTCTAACCATCTGCGTTCTTCAAATTGCCAGACAACCTCCTACGTTGGAgagaaaattataaaacttgataaaaaatatgaagACTTTGTTAATCCTGGCAAAACTGCTCCTTCTAAGTTAATTTCAAATCAAGACGAAAAAGCAGAAAGTTTATCTGCTCTTctagaaaaacaacaaacaaaaaatcaagatGTCAAAGATATAAATAATGGCTTGGAAGACTTGTTGCAGAATTTTATTCTTAATAAACCTGATGCGATTGATGATTTTTCTGACGATGAAGATGAAGATGGCGCGAGTGATTCTAATACGTGTAAAAATGTCCTACAGCAATTTTCAATAGAGGATACAACTCCACcaagaaatgttaaaaatgatatGGTTGATAATAATCTTAAAGCATGTCCACGTTTAAGATGTAAATCTGCTTCtccaagttttatttttaaaaaacaa GCTGATACAAAACCATCCTTGGAATCGAAACCAGTAGCTGCTAGACGATTAGCAATGGTTTCAGGAACCGTGCCAATATTTAATGCAAAAACTGGATTGCCCATGTCATCTAGTCCG GCACCTATAAAAAGACCAAGAAAAATCAGCGAGGCAAGTTTTGAAAACAGCTTATCAAGAAGTGGCTCCTATGATGATTTAAAACCCACTTGTTCTGGATTAAGCAAAAGTGCTCCACCAACAACTGGCTTGCTGGGTAATTTTGAG GAATCCGTGTTAAAAGGGAGAATTCCAGTAAACGGAACGTTAGAG GGTTTCAGAGCAGAGCTAAGTGCCAGTGGAAGCTTTTGTGGAAAGCATGTAATCATTCCTGTAAAAGTCCATTATTTTCATTTATCTGACGACAACGCCCCTTCTCCATATTTA GGTCATATAAGTCTACGAaaattaaagaagaagaaatatcACGTGCCAAAAAAAGGAACAATACAACTA ACAATTTTCAATCCGAACGGAATGGTTGTGAAAGTATTCGTTGTCCTTTATAATTTTGAAGACATGCCAGCCagatcaaaaacatttttgcgaCAGAGAATGATATCTGTTCGGGAGGACCCTAAGACGATG GCTGATGTTCAATTTACACATTATTTAGTTCATCTAAG tttCGTAGCATCAAAACATTCACACATATATCTGCACACCGATATTCGAATTATATTTCCACAACAGACACCAGATCGTCCTTTATTAACAGTAACAGAAAGTCCGACCGATCCAAAATATACGCCGTTACTTCATAGACATCGTAAATGTGACGATGAAAATTGA
- the LOC130657167 gene encoding uncharacterized protein LOC130657167 — translation MMQATLTIKEEIISPCASTCDSVFDQTEEDIRKLSCSSNESCMSSNASSSNDSGILSDIRERKHVTGQRETSNSSIVEKNLEFHLSGAQKEKIQEILDSVQRLSDNEKLLLYLKLPTREQEQSISLSNTKQEQTIAFQWIRSHLEECDNTVNLPKHEVYEQYRAYCEKNGSKRFLSAPDFGKIVKCIFPNVKARRLGTRGNSKYCYNGLRKVSKAASDNMPSGIKELGEVNSEVEGEKKDRGEQAFSAACVLVCEWANKLLGRLFDTLIDLAKFLVSGSYVSTKSIAALTLMSASQESIDKINKRFASDGLIKSTAKDEGRPKSSHSISTPSKTVKSAPSTTASPLQVVPTTPVKSQTINSSTSRDCDMKLEEYSIDVSAPVFLEDNSSDSTKIVTSSQQNVLMNDVNVLLTNNNQNGPKSQFQLNNDEKISVNLNRSKKVPEILPLSVLPSPQRQISSPVSYKTPKKVGRPRSTKKTNTTASPYSKQSPMMSPRHMQQSYNINMPPPSPATAVNMTTNRFDNWPVASPQSSPHNILNPGLVSPINNEIHNIFLNSRMTPVNQPINMQRCHSVPVPQNNCNELYQPLTPQLCNVSNLPSPRNNTFKAKRNLSSFFNDDNAMQRQSMQMPSENFPIDLLRSIHNPRSDIMPNINPHNPINSSNAAVVPINPTANPAYAMQQSQQRHFPAVKMQQDSIGTNDFGQLLDDWPSVDEFVDLPAGFGNVDSDELLQSLQSSENIWANEWNHTSLPVI, via the exons ATGATGCAAGCGACACTGACAATAAAGGAAGAAATTATTAGTCCATGTGCTTCAACTTGTGACAGTGTTTTTGATCAAACAGAAGAAGACATTAGAAAACTTTCTTGTTCAAGCAACGAATCCTGTATGAGTTCAAATGCTTCAAGCAGCAATGATAGCGGAATTTTATCTGATATTCGGGAGAGGAAGCACGTAACCGGACAACGTGAAACCTCCAATTCCTCAATCGTGGAGAAAAATCTTGAGTTTCACTTAAG TGGagcacaaaaagaaaaaattcaagaaatatta gaTTCTGTCCAAAGGTTGTCTGATAATGAAAAGTTGTTGCTGTACTTGAAATTACCAACAAGAGAACAAGA ACAATCAATCTCACTTTCCAACACAAAGCAGGAACAAACAATTGCTTTCCAATg GATACGAAGCCATTTGGAAGAATGTGATAATACTGTCAATCTTCCAAAGCATGAGGTTTATGAGCAGTACAG agcttattgtgaaaaaaatggATCAAAAAGATTTCTTAGTGCGCCTGATTTTGGAAAAATTGTAAAGTGCATTTTTCCAAATGTTAAAGCTAGAAGATTGGGTACAAGAGGAAATTCTAA gtACTGTTATAATGGTCTTCGAAAAGTTTCCAAAGCTGCTTCGGATAACATGCCATCTGGTATAAAAGAATTAGGAGAG GTTAATAGTGAAGTTGAAGGAGAAAAGAAAGACCGTGGTGAACAGGCGTTTTCAGCTGCATGTGTGCTAGTTTGTGAATGGGCAAACAAACTCCTGGGAAGACTTTTTGATACGCTAATTGACCTAGCAAAATTTTTAGTCAGTGGAAGTTATGTGTCAACAAAGTCAATAGCAGCATTGACCCTAATGTCAGCCAGTCAGGAGAGTATtgataaaattaacaaaag GTTCGCATCGGATGGCTTGATTAAATCTACTGCGAAAGATGAAGGACGTCCAAAATCAAGTCATAGCATTTCTACTCCATCAAAAACTGTGAAAAGTGCACCCTCCACCACTGCAAGTCCTCTACAAGTCGTACCAACCACACCTGTGAAAAGTCAGACAATAAATTCTTCCACTAGTcga GATTGTGACATGAAACTCGAAGAATACAGTATAGATGTGTCTGCACCTGTATTCTTGGAGGACAATTCAAGCGATTCGACAAAAATTGTGACCTCCTCGCAGCAGAATGTCTTGATGAACGATGTGAATGTTTTACTAACAAATAATAATCAAAACGGACCTAAATCCCAATTTCAACTCAACAATGACGAAAAAATATCCGTAAACTTAAACCGCTCTAAGAAGGTTCCAGAAATACTTCCGCTTTCTGTATTGCCTTCACCACAACGCCAGATTTCTTCCCCTGTTAGTTATAAAACTCCAAAAAAGGTTGGTCGTCCACGTTCAACAAAGAAGACAAATACAACAGCATCACCCTACTCAAAACAATCGCCCATGATGTCACCAAGACACATGCAGCAGTCATATAATATTAACATGCCACCCCCGTCTCCAGCTACTGCTGTTAACATGACAACTAACAG GTTTGACAACTGGCCTGTTGCATCGCCTCAGTCCTCTCCACATAACATCCTCAATCCTGGTCTTGTTTCGCCTATAAACAATGAAATACATAACATATTTCTAAACAGTCGCATGACACCTGTAAATCAACCAATCAATATGCAGAGATGTCACTCGGTTCCAGTTCCTCAAAATAATTGTAACGAACTTTACCAGCCGCTAACACCTCAGCTATGTAACGTTTCGAATTTACCGAGTCCGAGAAATAATACTTTTAAAGCAAAACGGAACTTATCGTCATTCTTTAACGACGATAATGCAATGCAACGACAAAGCATGCAGATGCCGAGTGAAAACTTTCCAATTGATTTGTTAAGAAGTATCCACAATCCTCGATCTGATATAATGCCGAATATTAATCCACACAATCCTATAAACAGTTCTAATGCTGCAGTGGTCCCTATAAATCCGACAGCCAATCCGGCATATGCTATGCAACAAAGTCAGCAACGACATTTTCCGGCTGTTAAAATGCAGCAGGATAGCATTGGGACAAATGATTTTGGTCAACTTTTGGACGATTGGCCAAGTGTTGATGAGTTTGTTGATTTACCTGCGGGCTTTGGTAATGTGGATAGTGATGAACTCTTACAAAGTTTGCAAAGCTCTGAAAATATTTGGGCCAACGAGTGGAACCATACATCGTTGCCGGTAATTTAG